A single window of Halobacterium jilantaiense DNA harbors:
- a CDS encoding translation initiation factor eIF-2B encodes MIDETAEEIREMRTHSSSVVAVKAARALEALLDEEYPTVEEYVRALERNSTALRRANPSHASLVTTQREVVERVRDVNPASVVEAQEVTAAAIDDVVERVNTGKHEAAAAVADRIEDGQTLLTHDYSSTVLEAIELAARDGKHLDVFVTEARPRHLGRKTARTLAAIDRVDPTLIVDGASGYYLDDCDEVLLGMDCIVGDTYYNRVGTYPLVATAADVGTPVCVAGSGAKLVEEGFHFENDYRDVSEVIREPPEGFDVKNPAYDATPTRLLDAVVTDEGVEEY; translated from the coding sequence ATGATAGACGAGACTGCCGAGGAGATTCGGGAGATGCGGACGCACTCCTCCTCGGTCGTCGCGGTGAAGGCGGCGCGAGCCCTCGAAGCGCTGCTGGACGAGGAGTACCCGACCGTCGAGGAGTACGTGCGGGCGCTGGAGCGCAACAGCACCGCACTCCGGCGGGCGAACCCCTCGCACGCGTCGCTGGTGACGACCCAGCGCGAGGTCGTCGAGCGGGTGCGTGACGTGAACCCGGCGTCGGTCGTGGAAGCCCAGGAGGTGACGGCCGCCGCAATCGACGACGTGGTCGAGCGCGTGAACACGGGCAAGCACGAGGCGGCGGCGGCGGTCGCTGACCGCATCGAGGACGGCCAGACCCTCCTCACGCACGACTACTCGTCGACCGTGCTGGAGGCCATCGAGCTGGCCGCGCGGGACGGGAAACACCTCGACGTGTTCGTGACGGAGGCGCGTCCGCGGCACCTCGGCCGGAAGACAGCGCGAACGCTGGCGGCCATCGACCGCGTGGACCCGACGCTCATCGTCGACGGCGCGTCGGGCTACTACCTCGACGACTGCGACGAGGTCCTGCTCGGGATGGACTGCATCGTCGGCGACACGTACTACAACCGCGTCGGCACCTACCCGCTGGTGGCGACGGCGGCCGACGTGGGGACGCCGGTCTGTGTCGCCGGGTCCGGCGCGAAACTCGTCGAGGAGGGGTTCCACTTCGAGAACGACTACCGGGACGTCAGCGAGGTCATCCGGGAGCCGCCGGAGGGCTTCGACGTGAAGAACCCGGCCTACGACGCCACGCCGACGCGGCTGCTGGACGCGGTCGTCACGGACGAGGGCGTCGAAGAGTACTAG
- a CDS encoding NAD-dependent succinate-semialdehyde dehydrogenase, which produces MDVVDPTTGERIDSYDDHTERDVDDAIARADSAFEDWRDRPLREREALLASAADVLRENIEEYASTMTREMGKPIEQARSEVEKCAWVCDHYAEHASAYLQPEGHASPPGADVQTVYEPLGPVLAVMPWNFPLWQVFRFAAPYLTAGNVGLLKHASNVPGCALAIEEVFAEAGYPEDVFQSLLIPSDLVDGVVADDRVKAATVTGSGPAGRAVASKAGAELKKTVLELGGSDPFVVLDDADLDAAVETGAWARNLNGGQSCIAAKRFVVHTDVYDDFLDAFVDEVESYTVGDPMDEETDMGPQARQDLVEDLHGQVEASVDAGATVETGGEPIDREGSFYAPTVLTDVPEGCPADSEELFGPVAAVWEVDDEDAAVRRANDTQFGLGASVWTEDRERGERVARRIDAGCVYVNQLVKSDPRVPFGGVGASGYGRELAGAGIREFVNRKTLWVE; this is translated from the coding sequence ATGGACGTCGTCGACCCGACCACCGGCGAGCGAATCGACTCCTACGACGACCACACCGAGCGCGACGTCGACGACGCGATAGCGCGGGCAGACAGCGCCTTCGAGGACTGGCGCGACCGGCCGCTCCGGGAGCGCGAGGCACTGCTCGCGTCCGCGGCCGACGTGCTCCGGGAGAACATCGAGGAGTACGCGTCGACGATGACCCGAGAGATGGGGAAACCCATCGAGCAGGCGCGCTCGGAGGTCGAGAAGTGCGCGTGGGTCTGTGACCACTACGCGGAGCACGCGAGCGCGTACCTCCAGCCGGAGGGTCACGCGAGTCCGCCCGGAGCGGACGTGCAGACCGTCTACGAGCCGCTGGGCCCGGTGCTGGCGGTGATGCCGTGGAACTTCCCCCTCTGGCAGGTGTTCCGGTTCGCCGCGCCCTACCTCACGGCCGGCAACGTCGGCCTGCTGAAACACGCCTCGAACGTCCCGGGGTGCGCGCTCGCCATCGAGGAGGTGTTCGCGGAGGCCGGCTACCCCGAGGACGTCTTCCAGTCCCTGCTGATTCCCTCCGACCTCGTCGACGGCGTCGTGGCGGACGACCGCGTGAAGGCGGCGACTGTGACGGGCAGCGGGCCGGCCGGCCGAGCCGTCGCGTCGAAAGCGGGGGCGGAACTCAAGAAGACGGTCCTCGAACTCGGCGGCAGCGACCCGTTCGTCGTGCTCGACGACGCGGACCTCGACGCCGCCGTGGAGACTGGTGCGTGGGCGCGGAACCTCAACGGCGGGCAGTCCTGCATCGCCGCGAAACGCTTCGTCGTCCACACGGACGTCTACGACGACTTCCTCGACGCCTTCGTCGACGAAGTCGAGTCCTACACTGTCGGCGACCCGATGGACGAGGAGACGGACATGGGGCCGCAGGCGCGCCAGGACCTCGTGGAGGACCTGCACGGGCAGGTCGAGGCGAGCGTCGACGCCGGCGCGACCGTCGAGACGGGCGGCGAGCCCATCGACCGCGAGGGCTCGTTCTACGCGCCGACGGTGCTGACGGATGTCCCCGAGGGTTGTCCCGCCGACAGCGAGGAGCTGTTCGGGCCGGTCGCGGCCGTCTGGGAAGTCGACGACGAGGACGCGGCGGTGCGGAGGGCGAACGACACCCAGTTCGGGCTCGGCGCGAGCGTCTGGACCGAGGACCGCGAGCGCGGCGAGCGCGTCGCCCGCCGCATCGACGCCGGCTGCGTCTACGTGAACCAGCTCGTGAAGTCCGACCCCCGGGTGCCGTTCGGCGGCGTCGGGGCGTCCGGCTACGGCCGCGAACTCGCCGGGGCGGGCATCCGCGAGTTCGTGAACCGCAAGACTCTCTGGGTGGAGTGA
- a CDS encoding acyl-CoA synthetase: MAPSHNLSNYDAARDSFAWDDIYAETSGDAPDELNVATETVDRHAERRGRVALYQVDTDGDLSKTTFWELSQQSSAFANVLDGLGVERSDRVVSYMPRIPEHYVALLGTLKHGAVWGSVNERYGPDGISYRLDDCDASVVVTTTDNRETVGEALADAPSVDHVVTVDRGTGAPPEDVVFDTAVEAASTEYDAADTSADDEALLYYTSGTTGPAKGVLHEHRWVAGVAATQRYAVDLNEDDLYWSTGDLGWLTGVINTLGAWFWGVPLFTYEGEFDPETWADLLDEYPVSVLFSVPTAYRMLREHEDVLDGVDLDLRHALSIGEPLSAGVVEWGEDTLGVTILDTYGQTETGNMIINNYPTMELRPGSMGKPLPGIEAAVVDPQTGEVLPPGETGEIAQRGDYPCFFAGYWEKPEQTAGCFVDGPDGEWYLSGDLAHRDEDGYFWFEGRADDVIISSGYRIGPFEVESSLGEHDAVAEAAVVPKPDRERGNIVKAYVVPSEDADPSDALVDDVKAHVKSELAAHEYPREVEFVDELPKTVTGKIRRTELRDEADAEADD, from the coding sequence ATGGCACCAAGCCACAATCTGTCGAACTACGACGCGGCCCGTGACTCCTTCGCGTGGGACGACATCTACGCGGAGACCAGCGGCGACGCGCCCGACGAACTGAACGTCGCCACCGAGACGGTGGACCGCCACGCCGAGCGACGCGGACGGGTCGCCCTCTACCAGGTCGACACGGACGGCGACCTCTCGAAGACGACGTTCTGGGAGCTCTCCCAGCAGTCGAGCGCGTTCGCGAACGTCCTCGACGGCCTCGGCGTCGAGCGCAGCGACCGCGTGGTGTCGTACATGCCCCGCATCCCCGAACACTACGTCGCGCTCCTCGGCACGCTCAAACACGGCGCGGTCTGGGGGAGCGTGAACGAACGGTACGGCCCCGACGGCATCTCGTACCGCCTCGACGACTGCGACGCGAGCGTCGTCGTCACGACCACGGACAACCGCGAGACGGTCGGCGAGGCGCTCGCCGACGCGCCGAGCGTCGACCACGTCGTCACGGTCGACCGCGGCACGGGAGCGCCGCCCGAGGACGTGGTGTTCGATACGGCCGTCGAGGCCGCCAGCACGGAGTACGATGCCGCCGACACGAGTGCGGACGACGAGGCCTTGCTCTACTACACGTCCGGCACGACCGGGCCGGCGAAGGGGGTGCTCCACGAACACCGGTGGGTCGCGGGGGTCGCCGCCACCCAGCGGTACGCCGTCGACCTGAACGAGGACGACCTCTACTGGTCGACGGGCGACCTCGGCTGGCTCACGGGCGTCATCAACACGCTCGGCGCGTGGTTCTGGGGCGTCCCGCTGTTCACCTACGAGGGGGAGTTCGACCCGGAGACGTGGGCCGACCTGCTCGACGAGTACCCCGTCTCGGTGCTGTTCTCCGTGCCGACCGCCTACCGGATGCTCCGCGAGCACGAGGACGTCCTCGACGGCGTGGACCTCGACCTGCGGCACGCGCTCTCCATCGGCGAACCGCTGTCCGCGGGCGTCGTGGAGTGGGGAGAGGACACGCTCGGCGTCACCATCCTCGACACGTACGGCCAGACCGAGACCGGGAACATGATCATCAACAACTACCCGACGATGGAACTCCGCCCCGGGTCGATGGGGAAGCCGTTGCCCGGCATCGAGGCCGCAGTCGTGGACCCGCAGACCGGCGAGGTGCTGCCGCCCGGCGAGACCGGCGAGATTGCGCAGCGCGGTGACTACCCGTGTTTCTTCGCCGGCTACTGGGAGAAACCGGAACAGACCGCGGGCTGCTTCGTGGACGGTCCGGACGGCGAGTGGTACCTCTCCGGCGACCTCGCGCACAGAGACGAGGACGGCTACTTCTGGTTCGAGGGGCGCGCGGACGACGTCATCATCTCCTCCGGCTACCGCATTGGGCCCTTCGAGGTGGAGAGTTCACTCGGCGAACACGACGCCGTCGCCGAGGCCGCGGTCGTCCCCAAGCCCGACAGGGAGCGCGGCAACATCGTGAAAGCCTACGTGGTGCCCAGCGAGGACGCCGACCCGTCGGACGCGCTCGTCGACGACGTGAAAGCCCACGTGAAATCCGAGCTAGCGGCCCACGAGTACCCCCGGGAAGTCGAGTTCGTCGACGAACTCCCGAAGACGGTGACGGGGAAGATTCGCCGCACCGAACTCCGCGACGAGGCCGACGCCGAAGCGGACGACTGA
- a CDS encoding RtcB family protein, with translation MTTFDAGDHRLTEVEPNVWELDRDDDSIPARVLASEALLEHIGDDMTLDQLRNVAAMPGVVAPALCTPDGHQGYGFPVGGVAAFDAEDGCISPGGVGFDINCGVRMVRTNLTYDDVRGREDELVDALFDAVPCGLGGGGVHDRSHADLEKALERGVDWCVEEGYATREDRLRCEDEGMRPDADPDAVSKKAKDRGTSQMGSLGSGNHFLEVQRVTDVYDDDTADAFGLVEDQLVVLIHCGSRGLGHQVCSDYLRRIEQEHPDFLASLPDRDLAAAPADSDLADEYYGAMCAAINFAWVNRQLVTHAVRETFADVFDAPDWEALEMDLLYDVAHNIAKRETHTVTRTGDGYSLGGDGERVERDLYVHRKGATRAFPAGHPEVPSAYRDVGQPVIIPGSMGAGSYVLKGGEQSMGRSFGSTAHGAGRLMSRTRAKDEYWGGDVQDDLRESDEIYVKAASGATIAEEAPGVYKDVDDVVGVSDALGIGDLVARTYPVCNVKG, from the coding sequence ATGACCACGTTCGACGCCGGCGACCACCGGCTCACCGAGGTGGAGCCGAACGTCTGGGAACTCGACCGGGACGACGACAGCATCCCCGCTCGCGTGCTCGCCAGCGAGGCGCTGCTCGAACACATCGGCGACGACATGACCCTCGACCAGCTGCGGAACGTCGCCGCGATGCCGGGCGTGGTCGCGCCCGCGCTCTGCACGCCCGACGGCCACCAGGGCTACGGCTTCCCGGTCGGTGGCGTCGCCGCCTTCGACGCCGAGGACGGCTGTATCTCGCCCGGTGGCGTCGGGTTCGACATCAACTGCGGCGTCCGGATGGTGCGCACGAACCTCACCTACGACGACGTTCGGGGCCGCGAGGACGAACTCGTCGACGCGCTGTTCGACGCCGTGCCCTGCGGACTGGGCGGTGGCGGCGTCCACGACCGGAGCCACGCGGACCTCGAAAAGGCCCTCGAACGCGGCGTCGACTGGTGCGTCGAAGAGGGGTACGCGACTCGTGAGGACCGCCTGCGCTGCGAGGACGAGGGGATGCGGCCGGACGCCGACCCGGACGCCGTCTCGAAGAAGGCCAAAGACCGCGGCACCAGCCAGATGGGGTCGCTGGGGTCGGGCAACCACTTCCTGGAAGTCCAGCGCGTCACCGACGTGTACGACGACGACACGGCCGACGCGTTCGGCCTCGTCGAGGACCAGCTCGTCGTCCTGATTCACTGCGGCTCCCGGGGGCTCGGCCACCAGGTGTGTTCGGACTACCTCCGCCGCATCGAGCAGGAACACCCGGACTTCCTGGCGTCGCTGCCGGACAGGGACCTCGCGGCGGCACCCGCAGACTCGGACCTCGCCGACGAGTACTACGGCGCGATGTGCGCGGCCATCAACTTCGCGTGGGTGAACCGCCAGCTCGTCACGCACGCCGTCCGGGAGACGTTCGCCGACGTCTTCGACGCGCCGGACTGGGAGGCCTTGGAGATGGACCTCCTGTACGACGTGGCGCACAACATCGCGAAACGGGAGACCCACACAGTCACCCGGACCGGGGACGGCTACAGCCTCGGCGGCGACGGCGAGCGCGTCGAGCGCGACCTCTACGTCCACCGGAAGGGCGCGACGCGGGCGTTCCCCGCCGGCCACCCCGAGGTCCCGTCGGCGTACCGCGACGTCGGCCAGCCGGTCATCATCCCCGGGAGCATGGGCGCTGGCAGTTACGTCCTGAAGGGCGGCGAGCAGTCGATGGGTCGGTCGTTCGGGTCGACCGCCCACGGTGCGGGACGCCTGATGAGCCGCACGCGGGCCAAAGACGAGTACTGGGGCGGCGACGTGCAGGACGACCTCCGGGAGTCTGACGAGATCTACGTCAAGGCGGCGTCGGGAGCCACCATCGCCGAGGAGGCACCGGGCGTCTACAAGGACGTGGACGACGTGGTCGGCGTCTCGGACGCGCTCGGCATCGGTGACCTCGTCGCGCGCACGTACCCCGTCTGCAACGTCAAGGGGTAG
- a CDS encoding archease has translation MSFELRDHTADVAVEADAGSLGGVFAALADGMAAAMTDERPDSGERFGVEERAESREAALYDYLGELVYERDVRGVLPVDNDATVREVETDGGSEWVVEASARGVPLADVRARDLKAVTYSQMELSQREDGGWHAYVVFDV, from the coding sequence GTGAGCTTCGAACTCCGCGACCACACGGCCGACGTCGCCGTCGAGGCCGACGCCGGCTCGCTCGGCGGCGTGTTCGCCGCGCTCGCCGACGGGATGGCGGCTGCGATGACCGACGAGCGGCCCGACAGCGGCGAGCGCTTTGGAGTCGAGGAGCGGGCTGAATCCCGGGAGGCCGCGCTCTACGACTACCTCGGCGAACTGGTCTACGAGCGCGACGTCCGCGGCGTCCTCCCCGTCGACAACGACGCGACCGTCCGCGAGGTCGAGACCGACGGCGGGAGCGAGTGGGTCGTCGAGGCGTCGGCGCGCGGCGTCCCGCTGGCCGACGTCCGCGCCCGCGACCTCAAGGCCGTGACGTACTCGCAGATGGAGCTCTCGCAGCGCGAGGACGGCGGCTGGCACGCCTACGTCGTCTTCGACGTGTAG
- a CDS encoding GNAT family N-acetyltransferase translates to MSVTVDERVVPPGDDEYLEDAWALKEGIREREDLLKQRRGFFANAYRRATVHCFLDGDDLVGFAAARSDGYILFLAVAPEYRGENYGERLVASVASEAGKASCHARTTNENAIGFYRNLGFTIEREIEDYYEDGTGAYYLRLGDHDRIRDRISELLRGR, encoded by the coding sequence GTGAGCGTCACGGTAGACGAACGGGTGGTGCCCCCGGGCGACGACGAGTACCTCGAAGACGCCTGGGCGCTGAAAGAGGGCATCCGAGAGCGAGAGGACCTCCTCAAACAGCGACGGGGCTTCTTCGCGAACGCCTACCGGCGGGCGACAGTCCACTGTTTCCTCGACGGCGACGACCTTGTCGGGTTCGCGGCGGCGCGCTCGGACGGCTACATCCTGTTCCTCGCGGTCGCGCCCGAGTACCGCGGCGAGAACTACGGCGAGCGCCTCGTCGCCTCGGTCGCGTCCGAGGCGGGGAAGGCGTCCTGTCACGCCCGAACGACAAACGAGAACGCAATCGGCTTCTACCGCAACCTCGGGTTCACCATCGAGCGCGAAATCGAGGACTACTACGAGGACGGCACCGGTGCCTACTACCTCCGGCTCGGCGACCACGACCGCATCCGCGACCGCATCTCCGAACTGCTGCGCGGCCGGTAG
- the priS gene encoding DNA primase small subunit PriS produces the protein MEERTRAYLRGRFGDFYRRTEIRLPPRADEREWGYIPWTSGPDTTMVRHKSTLDLGDTAAFLERERPRHVYFSAGFYEEPGASTMQEKTWLGSDLVFDLDADHLPSVTLGEDSYAEMLAKCKDALLRLLDFLERDFGFEDLTVTFSGGRGYHVHVRDEGVYDLEREQRREIVDYVRGNELDLETLVTEEAVDGLGLKNPTTKRTLPADGGWGRRVTDRLGEFADDLLARGEDDAVEYLAGFDGVGEKSARAIYNVVANNTEAVRAGNVDVHPAFLKVARKYVAETVEAENAPIDEPVTTDTNRLIRLPGTLHGGSGLEVQRLDREELDDFDPLVDAVPETFVGHDITVEVQAERTLELLGETLTVTPGDHTVPEYAGVFLMARGTAEKAKE, from the coding sequence ATGGAGGAACGCACGCGAGCCTATCTCCGGGGGCGGTTCGGCGACTTCTACCGCCGCACGGAGATACGACTCCCGCCGCGAGCCGACGAGCGCGAGTGGGGGTACATCCCGTGGACGAGCGGGCCGGACACGACGATGGTCCGGCACAAGTCCACGCTCGACCTGGGCGACACGGCGGCGTTCCTCGAACGCGAGCGGCCCCGGCACGTCTACTTCTCGGCGGGCTTCTACGAGGAGCCGGGGGCGTCGACGATGCAGGAGAAGACCTGGCTGGGCAGCGACCTCGTCTTCGACCTGGACGCCGACCACCTGCCGAGTGTCACGCTCGGCGAGGACTCCTACGCGGAGATGCTGGCGAAGTGCAAGGACGCGCTGCTGCGGCTGCTGGACTTCCTCGAACGCGACTTCGGCTTCGAGGACCTGACGGTGACGTTCTCCGGCGGCCGCGGGTACCACGTCCACGTCCGCGACGAGGGCGTCTACGACCTCGAACGCGAGCAGCGCCGCGAAATCGTGGACTACGTTCGGGGCAACGAACTCGACCTGGAGACGCTGGTGACGGAGGAGGCGGTCGACGGCCTCGGGCTGAAGAACCCGACCACGAAGCGCACGCTGCCGGCGGACGGCGGCTGGGGGCGGCGGGTGACCGACCGCCTCGGCGAGTTCGCCGACGACCTGCTGGCGCGCGGCGAGGACGACGCCGTCGAGTACCTCGCGGGCTTCGACGGCGTCGGCGAGAAGTCCGCTCGCGCCATCTACAACGTCGTCGCGAACAACACGGAGGCGGTGCGAGCCGGGAACGTCGACGTCCACCCGGCGTTCCTCAAGGTCGCCCGGAAGTACGTCGCGGAGACCGTCGAAGCCGAGAACGCGCCCATCGACGAGCCCGTGACGACGGACACGAACCGGCTGATTCGGCTGCCGGGGACGCTGCACGGCGGCAGCGGGCTGGAGGTCCAGCGCCTCGACCGGGAGGAACTGGACGACTTCGACCCGCTGGTCGACGCCGTCCCCGAGACGTTCGTCGGCCACGACATCACCGTCGAGGTGCAGGCGGAGCGGACGCTCGAACTGCTCGGGGAAACGCTTACAGTAACCCCGGGCGACCACACAGTACCAGAGTACGCGGGCGTCTTCCTGATGGCCCGCGGGACCGCGGAGAAGGCCAAAGAATGA
- a CDS encoding DNA replication complex subunit Gins51, whose product MNLEDLRSAQTRERATDGLQDLRDSFYGDVAEFIQELKDRRDAAAEAADDPFGDPEVQELTDRIETAEQVVEAIYERRMGKLVKQASLAAAGMPDDENGLTAEEQDLYTDLVERIESNKAHVLDVIAGDAEASGGDDATPDAGANPVQADAGAPPAPTEPDREPTADPTPSESSAAAAMGGGLDDDDRSEPEPVGEPGDEPLADAEPAPEEEPPAAIAEDLAKVNGEADEDDPTPDGGVQSETGDAGPAPGEDRVRVRVTDDVGEIFGVDERPYDLRAEDIVTLPEENATPLVEKDAAERLD is encoded by the coding sequence ATGAATCTCGAGGACTTACGCTCCGCCCAGACCCGGGAGCGCGCGACGGACGGCCTGCAGGACCTACGGGACTCGTTCTACGGCGATGTCGCCGAGTTCATTCAGGAGCTCAAGGACCGACGGGACGCGGCCGCGGAGGCCGCCGACGACCCGTTCGGCGACCCCGAAGTCCAGGAGCTCACCGACCGCATCGAGACCGCCGAGCAGGTCGTCGAAGCCATCTACGAGCGCCGGATGGGGAAGCTCGTGAAGCAGGCGAGTCTGGCGGCTGCGGGGATGCCCGACGACGAGAACGGGCTCACTGCGGAGGAACAGGACCTCTACACGGACCTCGTCGAGCGCATCGAGTCGAACAAGGCTCACGTGCTGGACGTCATCGCGGGCGACGCCGAGGCGAGCGGCGGGGACGACGCGACGCCGGACGCCGGCGCGAACCCAGTGCAGGCGGACGCCGGTGCGCCCCCAGCGCCGACAGAGCCCGACCGCGAGCCGACTGCTGACCCGACGCCGAGCGAGTCGTCCGCTGCGGCGGCAATGGGGGGTGGCCTCGACGACGACGACCGCTCCGAGCCGGAGCCGGTGGGCGAGCCGGGCGACGAGCCGCTGGCGGACGCCGAGCCAGCACCGGAGGAGGAGCCGCCGGCGGCAATCGCGGAGGACCTCGCGAAAGTCAACGGCGAGGCCGACGAGGACGACCCGACGCCGGACGGCGGCGTGCAGAGCGAGACCGGCGACGCCGGACCAGCCCCGGGAGAAGACCGCGTCCGGGTGCGTGTCACCGACGACGTCGGCGAGATATTCGGCGTCGACGAGCGCCCCTACGACCTGCGGGCCGAGGACATCGTGACGCTCCCCGAGGAGAACGCCACGCCGCTCGTCGAGAAGGACGCCGCCGAGCGACTGGACTAG
- a CDS encoding CDC48 family AAA ATPase: MKLTVKPLKQKDAGRGLAAVDRASMEELGLENGDYIVIEGRGDQGRAVARVWPGYPEDEGEGIVRIDGRLRQEADVGIDDKVTVEPADIKPAAAITVALPQNLRVRGNIAPMVRDRLSGRPVTAGQTIPISFGFGGMSTISGQQIPVKIAETEPDGTVVVSNDTEIQVSERPAEEIAPGAGDAPEGGDGTPNVTYEDIGGLDRELEQVREMIELPMRHPELFQQLGIEPPKGVLLHGPPGTGKTLIAKAVASEIDAHFQTISGPEIMSKYYGESEEKLREVFDEAEENTPAIVFIDELDSIAPKRGETQGDVERRVVAQLLSLMDGLEERGDVTVIAATNRVDAIDPALRRGGRFDREIEIGVPDQDGRKEIMQVHTRGMPLAEDIDLDEYAESTHGFVGADIESLAKEAAMNALRRVRPEIDLESDEIDAELLESIKVIETDFKQALKGIEPSALREVFVEVPDVTWADVGGLEDTKERLRETIQWPLDYPEVFDAMDLQSAKGVLLYGPPGTGKTLLAKAVANEANSNFISVKGPELLNKYVGESEKGVREVFEKARSNAPTVVFFDEIDAIAGERGRTTSDSGVGERVVSQLLTELDGIEALEDVVVVATSNRPDLIDSALLRPGRLDRHVHVPVPDADARRAILEVHTRNKPLADDVDLDAVADRMDGFVGADVEALVREATMNATREFVNSVDPDDAVESVGNVRITMAHFETALDEVTPSVDEEVKEEYEEIEQRFNSADAPTDDEPTPGAFQ; this comes from the coding sequence ATGAAACTCACTGTCAAACCCCTCAAGCAGAAGGACGCCGGTCGCGGCCTCGCGGCCGTCGACCGCGCGTCTATGGAGGAACTCGGCCTTGAGAACGGCGACTACATCGTCATCGAAGGCCGCGGCGACCAGGGGCGAGCGGTCGCCCGCGTCTGGCCCGGCTACCCCGAGGACGAGGGCGAGGGCATCGTCCGCATCGACGGCCGACTCCGCCAGGAGGCCGATGTTGGCATCGACGACAAGGTCACCGTCGAGCCAGCGGACATCAAACCCGCGGCCGCCATCACGGTCGCGCTCCCGCAGAACCTCCGCGTGCGCGGGAACATCGCACCGATGGTCCGTGACCGCCTCAGCGGCCGCCCCGTCACCGCCGGGCAGACCATCCCCATCTCGTTCGGGTTCGGCGGCATGAGCACCATCTCCGGCCAGCAGATTCCCGTCAAGATTGCGGAGACCGAGCCAGACGGCACGGTCGTCGTCAGCAACGACACCGAGATTCAGGTGTCCGAGCGCCCCGCCGAGGAGATTGCGCCCGGTGCCGGTGACGCCCCCGAGGGCGGCGACGGCACGCCGAACGTCACCTACGAGGACATCGGCGGCCTCGACCGCGAACTCGAACAGGTCCGGGAGATGATCGAACTCCCGATGCGCCACCCGGAGCTCTTCCAGCAGCTCGGCATCGAACCGCCGAAGGGCGTGCTCCTGCACGGCCCGCCGGGCACCGGGAAGACGCTCATCGCGAAGGCTGTCGCCAGCGAGATCGACGCGCACTTCCAGACCATCTCCGGCCCGGAGATCATGTCGAAGTACTACGGGGAGAGCGAGGAGAAGCTCCGCGAGGTCTTCGACGAGGCCGAGGAGAACACGCCCGCCATCGTCTTCATCGACGAACTCGACTCCATCGCGCCGAAGCGCGGCGAGACCCAGGGCGACGTGGAGCGCCGCGTCGTCGCCCAGCTGCTCTCGCTGATGGACGGCCTCGAAGAGCGCGGTGACGTCACCGTCATCGCGGCGACGAACCGCGTCGACGCCATCGACCCCGCGCTGCGGCGCGGCGGTCGCTTCGACCGCGAGATCGAAATCGGCGTCCCCGACCAGGACGGCCGCAAGGAGATCATGCAGGTCCACACCCGCGGGATGCCGCTCGCCGAGGACATCGACCTCGACGAGTACGCCGAGAGCACGCACGGCTTCGTCGGCGCGGACATCGAGAGCCTCGCGAAGGAGGCCGCGATGAACGCACTGCGCCGCGTCCGCCCCGAGATCGACCTGGAGTCCGACGAAATCGACGCCGAGCTCCTCGAATCCATCAAGGTCATCGAGACCGACTTCAAGCAGGCGCTGAAGGGCATCGAGCCGTCGGCGCTCCGCGAGGTCTTCGTCGAAGTGCCGGACGTGACGTGGGCCGACGTCGGCGGCCTCGAGGACACGAAAGAACGCCTCCGTGAGACCATCCAGTGGCCGCTGGACTACCCCGAGGTCTTCGACGCGATGGACCTCCAGTCCGCGAAGGGTGTGCTACTGTACGGCCCGCCGGGCACCGGGAAGACCCTGCTCGCGAAGGCCGTCGCCAACGAGGCCAACTCGAACTTCATCTCCGTGAAGGGCCCCGAACTCCTCAACAAGTACGTCGGGGAGTCAGAGAAGGGCGTCCGCGAGGTCTTCGAGAAGGCGCGCTCGAACGCCCCGACGGTGGTGTTCTTCGACGAGATCGACGCCATCGCGGGCGAACGCGGCCGCACGACGAGCGACTCGGGCGTCGGCGAACGCGTCGTCTCCCAGCTGCTCACCGAACTCGACGGCATCGAAGCCCTCGAGGACGTCGTCGTGGTCGCCACCTCGAACCGCCCCGACCTCATCGACAGCGCGCTGCTGCGCCCGGGCCGCCTGGACCGCCACGTCCACGTGCCCGTGCCGGACGCCGACGCCCGGCGCGCCATCCTCGAGGTCCACACCCGCAACAAGCCGCTCGCCGACGACGTCGACCTCGACGCCGTCGCCGACCGCATGGACGGCTTCGTCGGCGCGGACGTCGAAGCCCTGGTCCGCGAGGCCACGATGAACGCGACTCGCGAGTTCGTCAACTCCGTCGACCCCGACGACGCCGTCGAGTCCGTCGGCAACGTCCGCATCACGATGGCGCACTTCGAGACGGCCCTCGACGAAGTCACGCCCAGCGTCGACGAGGAAGTCAAAGAAGAGTACGAGGAGATCGAACAGCGGTTCAACTCCGCCGACGCGCCCACCGACGACGAACCCACGCCCGGCGCGTTCCAGTAA